DNA from Campylobacter lari:
TGCTTTGATTTTGTGTTATATGATTCTTTGTAAAATCGTGCTTTTTAATATGTTTGCAAGAGTTTTTATAGAGCTTATTAGAGGCACACCTTTGCTAGTGCAAATTTTATTGATTTATTATATTTTTGCAGATAACTTGGGGCTTGATAATCGCTATGTTTGTGGAGTTTTGATTTTAGCTTTATTTGCTAGTGCTTATATTTGTGAAATATTTAGAGCAGGGATTTTAAGTGTTGATAAAATGCAATATGAAAGTGCTAAGGCTTTGGGTTTGAGTGAGTTTGAAATTTATAAAAGTGTGATTTTTCCTCAAGCTTTAAAAAATATCTTAGCACCACTAAGTGGACAACTTAGTAATTTGATCAAAGATAGCTCTCTTTTAAGCGTTATAGCTATTTCAGAATTAACTCAAAATGCTCAAGAAATTAATGCTTTTACCTTTTCTACTTTAGAAATTTATATTCCCTTAGCGCTTTGTTATTTGGTTTTAACTTTACCTATTTCTATGTTTTCAAGAAAGCTTGAAAAGAGTTTTTCTTAAAAGAAAAACTCAAGCTTTTGTTCTTTGAAAACTTCTTGCATATCTTTGAGATATTTTTGACTTAGTTTATCAAAAAGACCATTTTTTTTAGATTTTAAAATAAACTCATTGAGCTCTTCTTTTAATTTGGTATTGTTTTTATTTAAAGCTATGGCCCATTGCTCAGGTGTTTTTTCAAAAGGGGTAAAAATAGCTTTTGTTTGCTCAGGATGTTTTTTCCATGCTTTATAAATACTCATTTGATCATAAATAA
Protein-coding regions in this window:
- a CDS encoding amino acid ABC transporter permease, with protein sequence MNHLFIVRNKFNEHKKISPKVFAINAFLLAFLLFLFFYLSFLSASYNFDFMAIYEYKNKMIQGFFTSFFISVLSLIVGVIFALILCYMILCKIVLFNMFARVFIELIRGTPLLVQILLIYYIFADNLGLDNRYVCGVLILALFASAYICEIFRAGILSVDKMQYESAKALGLSEFEIYKSVIFPQALKNILAPLSGQLSNLIKDSSLLSVIAISELTQNAQEINAFTFSTLEIYIPLALCYLVLTLPISMFSRKLEKSFS